The following are from one region of the Lytechinus pictus isolate F3 Inbred chromosome 4, Lp3.0, whole genome shotgun sequence genome:
- the LOC129259745 gene encoding uncharacterized protein LOC129259745, producing the protein MHTGFGPTLPKMNRLGEVVFPVSRVVGEDDDSDDADTKCRARAPVFRWNEKLLNGARKLECECLLIAIGPVASGFIDSLFGSEERETLCSISCERDDKQTRKHASESSSIIWRRKGRTLLALCQCRETISTQQTHSWVHQLFSTAKPSTVMILSSHRVGELKTDLDLLSRGDSYPLFSLRSSPLTTRPCCPYLEPPNTVGGLGAEGKQYLCIHCFMSSPLTTRPCCPYLEPPNTVGGLGAEGKQYLCIHCFMSSPLTTSEFCPYLEPPNTVGGLGAEGKQYLCIHCFMSSPLTTRPCCPYLEPPNTVGGLGAEGKQYLCIHCFMSSPLTTSECCPYLEPPNTVGGLGAEGKQYLCIHCFMSSPLTTSEFCPYLEPPNTVGGLGAEGKQYLCIHCFMSSPLTTSECCPYLEPPNTVGGLGAEGKQYLCIHCFMSSPLTTSEFCPYLEPPNTVGGLGAEGKQYLCIHCFMSSPLTTSEFCPYLEPPNTVGGLGAEGKQYLCIHCFMSSPLTTSEFCPYLEPPYTVGGLGAEGKQYLCIHCFMSSPLTTSEFCPYLEPPYTVGGLGAEGKQYLCIHCFMSSPLTTCEFCPYLEPPYTVGGLGAEGKQYLCIHCFMSSPLTTSECCPYLEPPYTVGGLGAEGKQYLCIHCFMSSPLTTSEFCPYLEPPNTVGGLGAEGKQYLCIHCFMSSPLTTSEFCPYLEPPNTVGGLGAEGKQYLCIHCFMSSPLTTSEFCPYLEPPNTVGGLGAEGKQYLCIHCFMSSPLTTSEFCPYQSLLTL; encoded by the exons GTTTTATAGATAGTTTATTTGGCTCTGAGGAGAGAGAGACTCTGTGTAGTATATCATGTGAAAGAGATGATAAACAGACTAGGAAACATGCATCTGAGTCATCTTCTATCATATGGAG ACGGAAGGGAAGAACTTTGTTAGCCTTGTGTCAATGCAGAGAAACTATCTCAACCCAACAAACACATTCATGGGTGCATCAG CTATTTTCAACAGCCAAGCCTTCTACAGTAATGATCCTAAGCAGTCATAGAGTCGGAGAACTAAAAACTGATTTGGATCTACTTTCTAGAGGGGATAGTTATCCATTATTCTCCCTTCGATCATCACCTCTTACAACCAGACCGTGCTGTCCATATCTAGAGCCTCCTAACACTGTAGGTGGACTAGGAGCAGAAGGTAAGCAATATCTATGTATCCATTGTTTTATGTCATCACCTCTTACAACCAGACCGTGCTGTCCATATCTAGAGCCTCCTAACACTGTAGGTGGACTAGGAGCAGAAGGTAAGCAATATCTATGTATCCATTGTTTTATGTCATCACCTCTTACAACCAGTGAGTTCTGTCCGTATCTAGAGCCTCCTAACACTGTAGGTGGACTAGGAGCAGAAGGTAAGCAATATCTATGTATCCATTGTTTTATGTCATCACCTCTTACAACCAGACCGTGCTGTCCATATCTAGAGCCTCCTAACACTGTAGGTGGACTAGGAGCAGAAGGTAAGCAATATCTATGTATCCATTGTTTTATGTCATCACCTCTTACAACCAGTGAGTGCTGTCCATATCTAGAGCCTCCTAACACTGTAGGTGGACTAGGAGCAGAAGGTAAGCAATATCTATGTATCCATTGTTTTATGTCATCACCACTTACAACCAGTGAGTTCTGTCCGTATCTAGAGCCTCCTAACACTGTAGGTGGACTAGGTGCAGAAGGTAAGCAATATCTATGTATCCATTGTTTTATGTCATCACCTCTTACAACCAGTGAGTGCTGTCCATATCTAGAGCCTCCTAACACTGTAGGTGGACTAGGAGCAGAAGGTAAGCAATATCTATGTATCCATTGTTTTATGTCATCACCACTTACAACCAGTGAGTTCTGTCCGTATCTAGAGCCTCCTAACACTGTAGGTGGACTAGGAGCAGAAGGGAAGCAATATCTATGTATCCATTGTTTTATGTCATCACCTCTTACAACCAGTGAGTTCTGTCCGTATCTAGAGCCTCCTAACACTGTAGGTGGACTAGGAGCAGAAGGTAAGCAATATCTATGTATCCATTGTTTTATGTCATCACCTCTTACTACCAGTGAGTTCTGTCCGTATCTAGAGCCTCCTTACACTGTAGGTGGACTAGGAGCGGAAGGTAAGCAATATCTATGTATCCATTGTTTTATGTCATCACCTCTTACAACCAGTGAGTTCTGTCCGTATCTAGAGCCTCCTTACACTGTAGGTGGACTAGGAGCAGAAGGTAAGCAATATCTATGTATCCATTGTTTTATGTCATCACCTCTTACAACATGTGAGTTCTGTCCGTATCTAGAGCCTCCTTACACTGTAGGTGGACTAGGAGCAGAAGGTAAGCAATATCTATGTATCCATTGTTTTATGTCATCACCTCTTACAACCAGTGAGTGCTGTCCATATCTAGAGCCTCCTTACACTGTAGGTGGACTAGGAGCAGAAGGTAAGCAATATCTATGTATCCATTGTTTTATGTCATCACCACTTACAACCAGTGAGTTCTGTCCGTATCTAGAGCCTCCTAACACTGTAGGTGGACTAGGAGCAGAAGGTAAGCAATATCTATGTATCCATTGTTTTATGTCATCACCACTTACAACCAGTGAGTTCTGTCCGTATCTAGAGCCTCCTAACACTGTAGGTGGACTAGGAGCAGAAGGTAAGCAATATCTATGTATCCATTGTTTTATGTCATCACCACTTACAACCAGTGAGTTCTGTCCGTATCTAGAGCCTCCTAACACTGTAGGTGGACTAGGAGCAGAAGGTAAGCAATATCTATGTATCCATTGTTTTATGTCATCACCTCTTACAACCAGTGAGTTCTGTCCGTATCAGAGCCTCCTTACACTGTAG